A stretch of Vigna radiata var. radiata cultivar VC1973A unplaced genomic scaffold, Vradiata_ver6 scaffold_201, whole genome shotgun sequence DNA encodes these proteins:
- the LOC106754716 gene encoding 2-oxoisovalerate dehydrogenase subunit alpha 2, mitochondrial isoform X2 has product MKLRRSNNNSINSKKIHFGESPNDVLFMRLAFHTMRKFVTIFSFFKSRKNFSSSLHRNSPRCSNQLHPNFRNLTQNCDLLLPPLSSHRLFSDIAGNPSTLNRNLLQDQGIDFPGGRVEFVPEMKFISESVKERVPCYRVLDDNGQPLVGHNFVQVSKEVAVKMYTDMVTLRSMDTIFYEAQRQGRISFYVTAIGEEAINIASAAALSMNDVVFPQGDFHAALNFAAVTEAPVIFICRNNGWAISTPISDQFRSDGVVVKGQSYGVRSIRVDGNDALAIYSAVQAARQMSITEERPILIEALTYRVGHHTTSDDSTKYRPASEIEWWRVARDPVARFRKWLENNGWWNDLAESELINNLRQQLLHTIQVAESVEKPPLEEAFRDVYDVPPSNLREQEQWLKEIVKEQPQEYPPNISV; this is encoded by the exons ATGAAGTTACGAAGATCAAATAATAACAgtataaatagtaaaaagatTCATTTTGGTGAGTCTCCTAACGACGTCTTGTTTATGCGTTTAGCGTTTCACACAATGAGGAAGTTTGTCACCATCTTCTCCTTTTTCAAATCTAGGAAGAACTTTTCCAGTTCGCTTCATCGAAACTCTCCACGATGTTCCAATCAACTCCACCCTAATTTCAGGAACCTCACGCAGAATTGCGATTTACTACTACCACCTCTCTCTTCGCATCGACTTTTCTCCGATATCGCGGGGAATCCTTCCACATTGAATAGGAATCTTCTTCAGGACCAG GGCATTGATTTTCCTGGAGGAAGAGTAGAATTCGTCCCTGAAATGAAGTTTATATCAGAATCAGTTAAAGAGAGAGTACCCTGCTACCGTGTCCTTGATGATAATGGGCAGCCGCTCGTGGGTCATAATTTTGTGCAG GTCAGCAAGGAAGTAGCTGTGAAGATGTACACTGACATGGTTACTCTCCGATCTATGGATACTATCTTCTATGAAGCACAAAGACAAGGTAGAATATCGTTTTATGTGACGGCAATTGGAGAGGAGGCTATTAATATTGCTTCAGCTGCAGCTCTTTCCATGAACGATGTTGTTTTCCCTCAG GGAGATTTCCATGCTGCTTTAAATTTTGCAGCGGTTACGGAGGCCCCGGTTATTTTTATATGCCGGAACAATGGATGGGCTATTAGTACCCCCATTTCAGATCAGTTTCgaa GTGATGGTGTAGTCGTGAAAGGACAATCATATGGAGTCCGTAGCATCCGAGTAGATGGCAATGATGCCCTGGCCATCTATAGTGCTGTTCAAGCTGCTCGTCAAATGTCAATCACTGAAGAGAGACCGATCCTAATAGAA GCTCTTACGTACAGAGTGGGACACCATACCACATCAGATGACTCCACCAAGTATCGTCCAGCAAGTGAGATTGAATGGTGGAGAGTGGCACGGGATCCTGTGGCTAGATTTAGAAAGTGGCTTGAAAATAATGGTTGGTGGAATGATCTGGCAGAGTCAGAGCTTATAAACAATTTGAGACAACAG CTTCTGCATACAATTCAAGTTGCAGAGAGTGTAGAGAAACCTCCACTTGAAGAAGCTTTTCGTGATGTTTATGATGTTCCTCCATCCAATCTCCGTGAACAGGAGCAATGGCTGAAGGAGATTGTAAAAGAACAACCACAAGAGTATCCACCAAATATTTCTGTGTAG
- the LOC106754716 gene encoding 2-oxoisovalerate dehydrogenase subunit alpha 2, mitochondrial isoform X1: MKLRRSNNNSINSKKIHFGESPNDVLFMRLAFHTMRKFVTIFSFFKSRKNFSSSLHRNSPRCSNQLHPNFRNLTQNCDLLLPPLSSHRLFSDIAGNPSTLNRNLLQDQGIDFPGGRVEFVPEMKFISESVKERVPCYRVLDDNGQPLVGHNFVQVSKEVAVKMYTDMVTLRSMDTIFYEAQRQGRISFYVTAIGEEAINIASAAALSMNDVVFPQYREAGVLLWRGFTLQEFANQLFSNKYDNGKGRQMPAHYGSKTHNYFTIASTIATQISHAVGAAYSLKMDKKDACAVTYFGDGGSSEGDFHAALNFAAVTEAPVIFICRNNGWAISTPISDQFRSDGVVVKGQSYGVRSIRVDGNDALAIYSAVQAARQMSITEERPILIEALTYRVGHHTTSDDSTKYRPASEIEWWRVARDPVARFRKWLENNGWWNDLAESELINNLRQQLLHTIQVAESVEKPPLEEAFRDVYDVPPSNLREQEQWLKEIVKEQPQEYPPNISV; this comes from the exons ATGAAGTTACGAAGATCAAATAATAACAgtataaatagtaaaaagatTCATTTTGGTGAGTCTCCTAACGACGTCTTGTTTATGCGTTTAGCGTTTCACACAATGAGGAAGTTTGTCACCATCTTCTCCTTTTTCAAATCTAGGAAGAACTTTTCCAGTTCGCTTCATCGAAACTCTCCACGATGTTCCAATCAACTCCACCCTAATTTCAGGAACCTCACGCAGAATTGCGATTTACTACTACCACCTCTCTCTTCGCATCGACTTTTCTCCGATATCGCGGGGAATCCTTCCACATTGAATAGGAATCTTCTTCAGGACCAG GGCATTGATTTTCCTGGAGGAAGAGTAGAATTCGTCCCTGAAATGAAGTTTATATCAGAATCAGTTAAAGAGAGAGTACCCTGCTACCGTGTCCTTGATGATAATGGGCAGCCGCTCGTGGGTCATAATTTTGTGCAG GTCAGCAAGGAAGTAGCTGTGAAGATGTACACTGACATGGTTACTCTCCGATCTATGGATACTATCTTCTATGAAGCACAAAGACAAGGTAGAATATCGTTTTATGTGACGGCAATTGGAGAGGAGGCTATTAATATTGCTTCAGCTGCAGCTCTTTCCATGAACGATGTTGTTTTCCCTCAG TATAGGGAAGCTGGAGTCTTGTTATGGCGTGGTTTTACTCTGCAAGAATTTGCAAACCagttattttctaataaatatgataatggGAAAGGAAGGCAGATGCCAGCACATTATGGGTCCAAAACGCACAATTACTTTACAATAGCTTCAACTATTGC TACACAAATTTCTCATGCTGTTGGAGCTGCTTATTCCTTAAAGATGGATAAAAAGGATGCATGTGCTGTTACTTACTTTGGTGATGGTGGATCTAGTGAG GGAGATTTCCATGCTGCTTTAAATTTTGCAGCGGTTACGGAGGCCCCGGTTATTTTTATATGCCGGAACAATGGATGGGCTATTAGTACCCCCATTTCAGATCAGTTTCgaa GTGATGGTGTAGTCGTGAAAGGACAATCATATGGAGTCCGTAGCATCCGAGTAGATGGCAATGATGCCCTGGCCATCTATAGTGCTGTTCAAGCTGCTCGTCAAATGTCAATCACTGAAGAGAGACCGATCCTAATAGAA GCTCTTACGTACAGAGTGGGACACCATACCACATCAGATGACTCCACCAAGTATCGTCCAGCAAGTGAGATTGAATGGTGGAGAGTGGCACGGGATCCTGTGGCTAGATTTAGAAAGTGGCTTGAAAATAATGGTTGGTGGAATGATCTGGCAGAGTCAGAGCTTATAAACAATTTGAGACAACAG CTTCTGCATACAATTCAAGTTGCAGAGAGTGTAGAGAAACCTCCACTTGAAGAAGCTTTTCGTGATGTTTATGATGTTCCTCCATCCAATCTCCGTGAACAGGAGCAATGGCTGAAGGAGATTGTAAAAGAACAACCACAAGAGTATCCACCAAATATTTCTGTGTAG